A portion of the Edaphobacter bradus genome contains these proteins:
- the rpoZ gene encoding DNA-directed RNA polymerase subunit omega produces the protein MTTEGPMFNKYSLVKGAARRARQLQSGAAPLITAKSMKACRVAQDEIRQGHVKFVLGEKPAEPTLENTLHH, from the coding sequence ATGACAACGGAAGGCCCGATGTTCAATAAGTACAGCCTTGTGAAGGGTGCTGCCAGGCGGGCTCGTCAACTGCAGTCCGGCGCGGCTCCGCTGATTACGGCGAAGTCGATGAAGGCTTGCCGCGTGGCGCAGGACGAGATCAGGCAGGGACATGTGAAGTTCGTGCTCGGCGAAAAGCCGGCGGAGCCGACGTTGGAGAACACACTGCATCACTAG
- a CDS encoding LptA/OstA family protein has product MRVSVERLRVGLLAGAGLLVGVTAVFLGYGHFRAHRFLTELPKKLGADIRQETNAITWSQTVKGRTVFTLHAAKAVQHQNGAYTLHDVGIVLYGQGQSNRVDRIYGKEFEYDQNAGVIKAMGEVHIDLQAPAAADAKGKMDYAAGADLKSGNEWGKGEDDAEKDERLIHVKTSGLVFMRELGVAATDQDIEFAYGGLTGHARGAEYNADSGVLVLQSAVKMNGLEHDRPVVLTAARAELDRLNHSAVLTQAKYVSVGAAGQTAEAQHVVVHTRNDGSAERVEAQGAVTLVSANTGHVVAERADVLLNEQSRLQSGRMFGGVKYVEEDAQRKAQGEAKEARGTFDAQGRIKQVVLSGAVALHERESVAAKQADDAKPLWSERELQAETVELALASDEAGRSLLKDAKASGDARLSVIDPAKKGNGTSSGTTSSAMAGDVLTAHFVKGDGRQRLSEVHGDGHTALKQVGETGVEDTSSGDSLEVKFKDAAQAGRGRAAAAGSAGVQGGGQIASAVQQGNVVLTRRPVAKAGESPDPQRATAKRAAYDGDTQTMTLTGGIALSDNGGVLWADHATMERVSGDATVEGGVKASYRQSAQGEVVHVMAQRAELKKAANEALFYGAAEQPARLWQGGSQVEAPVLEFSQKAKRLVAHGAGQGAPMAVHTVLVSSGTPAQTKAPATMVKSVAPAGLRGPSVVRIASREMTYSDEKREADFTGGVLVESADGRMHGQQAVAHLQPVDAKMAGAAAGKDGLLGGSVERVVVTGQIRMEQPGRSATGERLVYTAADGMFVLTGGPGTPPKVVDETRGTVTGTELRFHTGDESIVISNGEDNGSGQRVHTETRVKR; this is encoded by the coding sequence ATGCGTGTTTCAGTCGAGAGGCTGCGGGTTGGGTTGCTGGCGGGGGCGGGCCTGCTGGTGGGAGTGACTGCCGTTTTTCTGGGGTACGGGCACTTTCGGGCGCATCGCTTTCTGACGGAGCTGCCGAAGAAGCTGGGGGCCGACATCCGGCAGGAGACCAATGCCATTACATGGTCGCAGACCGTGAAGGGCAGAACGGTCTTTACGCTTCATGCGGCTAAGGCAGTGCAGCATCAGAACGGGGCGTACACGCTGCATGATGTGGGAATTGTGCTGTATGGCCAAGGGCAGTCGAACCGTGTGGACAGGATCTACGGCAAGGAGTTTGAGTACGACCAGAACGCGGGCGTGATTAAAGCGATGGGCGAGGTGCATATCGATCTTCAGGCTCCGGCGGCGGCGGACGCCAAGGGCAAGATGGACTATGCGGCAGGTGCAGACCTGAAGAGCGGGAATGAGTGGGGCAAAGGAGAGGACGACGCGGAGAAGGATGAGCGTCTGATCCATGTGAAGACGAGCGGGCTGGTCTTCATGCGGGAGCTTGGAGTGGCGGCGACCGACCAGGACATCGAGTTTGCATACGGCGGGTTGACGGGACATGCCAGAGGAGCGGAGTACAACGCGGACTCGGGCGTGCTGGTGCTGCAGTCGGCGGTGAAGATGAATGGGCTGGAGCATGACAGGCCGGTTGTCCTGACGGCGGCGCGGGCGGAGCTGGACAGGCTGAACCATAGTGCGGTGCTGACGCAGGCGAAGTATGTCTCGGTGGGTGCGGCGGGGCAGACTGCCGAGGCGCAGCATGTCGTTGTGCACACGCGGAACGATGGCTCGGCCGAGCGCGTGGAGGCCCAGGGTGCGGTGACGCTGGTGAGCGCGAACACGGGGCACGTGGTGGCCGAGAGGGCTGATGTTCTGCTGAATGAGCAGAGCCGGCTGCAGTCGGGGAGGATGTTCGGCGGGGTGAAGTACGTCGAGGAGGATGCGCAGCGGAAGGCCCAGGGTGAGGCGAAGGAGGCGCGGGGGACATTTGATGCACAGGGGCGAATTAAGCAGGTGGTCCTGAGCGGCGCGGTGGCATTGCATGAGCGCGAGAGCGTGGCGGCGAAGCAGGCCGACGATGCGAAGCCGCTGTGGAGTGAGCGCGAACTGCAGGCCGAGACGGTGGAACTTGCTCTGGCCTCGGATGAAGCTGGTAGGTCGCTCTTGAAGGATGCGAAGGCGAGCGGGGATGCACGGCTGAGTGTGATCGATCCGGCGAAGAAGGGAAATGGGACGTCGAGTGGGACGACGAGCAGCGCGATGGCCGGGGATGTTCTGACGGCGCACTTTGTGAAGGGCGATGGCCGGCAGCGTCTGAGCGAGGTGCATGGCGACGGGCATACGGCGCTGAAGCAGGTGGGCGAGACGGGTGTGGAGGACACGAGCTCGGGAGACTCTCTGGAGGTGAAGTTTAAGGACGCTGCGCAGGCGGGGCGAGGGCGCGCGGCGGCTGCGGGGAGTGCAGGGGTGCAGGGCGGAGGTCAGATCGCTTCCGCGGTGCAGCAGGGGAATGTCGTTCTGACGCGCAGGCCTGTTGCGAAGGCCGGAGAATCGCCGGATCCGCAGCGGGCCACGGCGAAGCGTGCCGCGTATGACGGCGACACGCAGACGATGACGCTGACCGGAGGCATTGCGCTCTCGGACAACGGCGGTGTGCTTTGGGCCGACCACGCGACGATGGAACGAGTGTCGGGCGACGCAACGGTTGAGGGCGGCGTGAAGGCGAGCTACCGGCAGAGCGCGCAGGGCGAGGTTGTGCATGTAATGGCGCAGCGCGCGGAGCTGAAGAAGGCCGCGAACGAGGCGCTGTTCTACGGGGCTGCGGAGCAGCCAGCGCGGCTGTGGCAGGGCGGATCGCAGGTCGAGGCTCCGGTGCTGGAGTTCTCACAGAAGGCGAAGCGTCTGGTGGCCCATGGCGCGGGGCAGGGAGCGCCGATGGCAGTGCATACGGTGCTTGTGAGCAGCGGAACGCCTGCGCAGACGAAGGCTCCGGCGACGATGGTGAAGTCGGTGGCTCCGGCGGGGCTGCGGGGGCCAAGTGTGGTTCGGATAGCGAGCCGCGAGATGACGTACTCGGATGAGAAGAGAGAGGCCGACTTTACCGGCGGCGTGCTGGTGGAGAGCGCGGACGGCAGGATGCATGGGCAGCAGGCAGTGGCTCATCTGCAGCCAGTGGACGCAAAGATGGCCGGGGCAGCGGCTGGAAAGGATGGCTTGCTGGGCGGAAGCGTCGAGCGAGTTGTTGTGACGGGACAGATCAGGATGGAGCAGCCGGGCAGAAGCGCGACCGGAGAGCGGCTGGTTTATACGGCCGCGGATGGGATGTTTGTGCTGACGGGAGGGCCGGGGACTCCGCCAAAAGTGGTGGATGAGACGAGAGGCACAGTGACGGGAACGGAACTGCGATTCCACACGGGGGACGAGAGCATCGTAATCTCAAATGGAGAGGACAACGGTAGCGGGCAGAGGGTCCATACCGAGACGCGAGTGAAACGGTAA
- the hpf gene encoding ribosome hibernation-promoting factor, HPF/YfiA family has translation MDVEYTGRQTNVTKKLKLQAEAGLARIAKIVGNAGSVHVVLTTEKYRQAAELTVQTRQLKLVATCESTEMELALRDALSKIEQQAIRYKKRRTAIKRHPQTAAKQVKKAAADGSVPSVAKATVPVKVVTKNGGSRKAVPMLVHSFPSHSPLPEPHLVRSKDGVAMRPMSLEEAVKEAAFRDRDVFVFRNHEGQAMVLHRKRDGKMELIEVP, from the coding sequence ATGGACGTCGAGTACACCGGTAGACAGACAAACGTTACGAAGAAGCTGAAGCTGCAGGCCGAGGCCGGACTGGCCCGGATTGCAAAGATCGTTGGGAACGCGGGCAGCGTTCACGTGGTTCTGACGACAGAGAAATATCGGCAGGCAGCGGAGTTGACGGTCCAGACTAGGCAACTGAAGCTGGTCGCTACATGCGAATCAACCGAGATGGAGCTGGCTCTGCGCGATGCTCTCTCGAAGATTGAACAGCAGGCGATCCGGTACAAGAAGAGAAGGACGGCGATCAAGCGGCATCCGCAGACCGCCGCGAAACAGGTCAAGAAGGCAGCAGCCGATGGGAGTGTGCCGTCGGTGGCCAAGGCGACGGTTCCGGTGAAGGTAGTGACGAAGAACGGTGGGTCGCGCAAGGCAGTTCCGATGCTGGTGCACTCGTTTCCGTCGCACTCGCCGTTGCCGGAGCCGCATCTGGTGCGATCGAAGGATGGCGTAGCGATGCGGCCGATGTCACTTGAGGAAGCGGTGAAGGAGGCGGCGTTCCGCGACCGCGATGTTTTTGTGTTCCGCAACCACGAAGGACAGGCGATGGTGCTGCATCGCAAGCGCGATGGCAAGATGGAGTTGATTGAGGTTCCGTAG
- a CDS encoding ABC transporter ATP-binding protein has protein sequence MRRIWRLLAYVRPYALYSMASVVLMAIVGAMAAFRILLIKPIIDNVLSAKAAPDKVLMFRVPHSQVDINLQVLFPHRFHNAWTVVAVALVSSAVIKSICDYLGTLLANKAGFGMITDLRNDLYNALLRRSVAFFQKHTTGTLLSTLINDVERVQMAMSTVLSDFLQQLFTLIFMVGVVVLVGGKMAWVLLLFIPVILGSARRIGRKVRTTTRTGQDKLAEIQNIVHETITGNRIVKAFGMELWEMRRFRKAADRLLSANLRSVAVQSISSPLMDFLGAIAIALLLYLGRLQILHGDSAGGFTAFLGAVVMLYDPVRKLPVFYNSFQQALGASEEIFKFMDAQDDVVEKKRAYVLKGFQKEIRFDQVGFGYSDDGEVHQVLQEINLEVKPGEVIALVGPSGAGKSSLVNLIPRFFDVTEGSISIDGHDLRDVTIASLRQQIGKVTQETVLFNDTVRNNIAYGQPDVPMSKVEEAARMALAHDFIMKMPEGYNTRIGEKGVRLSGGERQRLAIARAILKNAPILILDEATSALDTESEQYVQAALANLMQGRTVFVIAHRLSTVRRATRIAVIESGRITEMGTHEELMQKSGTYRRLYDMQFGEERVAVPVRNGDAVAVAGLEGIA, from the coding sequence TTGAGGCGCATCTGGCGATTGTTGGCGTATGTGCGACCGTATGCCCTGTACTCAATGGCATCGGTTGTGCTGATGGCCATCGTTGGAGCGATGGCTGCGTTTCGCATCCTGCTCATCAAGCCGATCATTGACAACGTGTTGAGCGCGAAGGCCGCGCCGGACAAGGTTCTGATGTTCAGGGTGCCGCATTCGCAGGTGGACATCAATCTGCAGGTGCTGTTTCCTCATCGCTTTCACAATGCATGGACCGTTGTGGCGGTGGCGCTGGTAAGCTCGGCGGTCATCAAGTCGATTTGCGACTATCTGGGTACGCTTCTGGCGAATAAAGCTGGATTCGGAATGATCACAGACCTGCGGAACGATCTTTACAACGCTCTTCTGCGGAGGTCGGTGGCGTTCTTCCAGAAGCATACGACCGGGACGCTGCTTTCAACATTGATCAACGATGTCGAGCGCGTGCAAATGGCGATGTCCACGGTGCTGAGCGATTTTCTCCAACAGCTTTTTACGCTGATTTTCATGGTGGGCGTCGTGGTTCTCGTCGGCGGCAAGATGGCCTGGGTGCTGCTGCTCTTCATTCCAGTCATTCTCGGTTCTGCGCGCCGAATCGGGCGCAAAGTGCGGACTACGACTCGGACAGGTCAGGACAAGCTGGCTGAAATTCAGAATATTGTGCACGAGACAATCACAGGGAACCGCATCGTCAAAGCGTTCGGTATGGAGCTATGGGAGATGCGGCGGTTTCGAAAGGCGGCGGATCGCTTGCTGAGCGCAAATTTGCGGTCTGTTGCTGTGCAGTCGATCAGTTCGCCGCTGATGGATTTTCTCGGAGCAATCGCGATTGCGCTGCTGCTGTATCTGGGGCGGCTTCAGATCCTCCACGGAGATAGCGCGGGTGGTTTTACCGCGTTCCTGGGCGCCGTTGTCATGCTTTACGATCCGGTCAGGAAGTTGCCTGTGTTCTACAACAGCTTTCAGCAAGCGCTGGGAGCGAGCGAAGAGATCTTCAAGTTCATGGACGCGCAGGATGATGTGGTCGAGAAGAAGCGCGCCTATGTGCTGAAGGGGTTCCAGAAGGAGATTCGGTTTGACCAGGTGGGGTTTGGGTACTCCGATGATGGAGAGGTCCATCAGGTGCTGCAGGAAATCAACCTTGAGGTGAAGCCGGGTGAGGTGATTGCCCTGGTGGGACCAAGCGGTGCAGGGAAGTCCTCGTTGGTGAATCTTATTCCGCGGTTCTTCGACGTGACTGAGGGCAGCATCTCGATCGATGGGCACGATCTTCGGGATGTCACGATCGCTTCACTGCGGCAACAGATCGGCAAGGTGACGCAGGAGACGGTTCTGTTCAATGACACGGTGCGGAACAACATCGCGTATGGGCAGCCGGATGTTCCGATGAGCAAGGTGGAGGAGGCGGCGCGGATGGCGTTGGCGCACGACTTCATCATGAAGATGCCTGAGGGGTACAACACGAGGATCGGCGAGAAGGGAGTGCGCCTGAGTGGAGGCGAGCGGCAGCGGTTGGCGATCGCGCGGGCGATCCTGAAGAATGCCCCGATTCTGATTCTGGACGAGGCGACCTCGGCTCTCGATACGGAGAGCGAACAGTATGTGCAAGCCGCGTTGGCGAACCTGATGCAGGGCAGGACGGTGTTTGTGATTGCGCATCGGCTTTCGACGGTGCGGCGAGCGACTCGGATTGCGGTGATTGAGTCCGGGCGCATCACGGAGATGGGGACGCATGAGGAACTGATGCAGAAGTCGGGGACCTACCGGCGGCTGTATGACATGCAGTTCGGGGAAGAGCGTGTTGCGGTTCCGGTCCGGAATGGGGACGCCGTGGCGGTTGCTGGACTGGAGGGGATTGCTTGA
- a CDS encoding YicC/YloC family endoribonuclease, giving the protein MNPIYSMTGFASQRGAVENGPGFTLAMKSVNHRFLDLHMRLPGYCDGLEIQLRRVLKELLRRGHVEVSLQVERHTTAQIQLNTELLNDYIEAFRKAAELHGLANEPDLNAMLRVPGMMSVESSVGAEASSDLDTAVLALIPEVVTKLNEGRAAEGAALAAELRASMGRLGAFGEEMVGLRNGVREAQFERLRARLTELTDGVAVSEERVLSEAAVLAEKSDIEEEIVRLRTHVARFIALLDEGGELGKRLDFLLQELNREANTMLSKTSAATGENSLRITELGLEMKAEIEKAREQVQNLE; this is encoded by the coding sequence TTGAATCCGATTTATTCGATGACAGGGTTTGCGAGCCAGCGTGGAGCAGTTGAGAACGGGCCTGGTTTCACACTGGCGATGAAGAGCGTGAACCATCGCTTTCTCGATCTGCATATGCGGCTGCCGGGATACTGCGACGGGCTGGAGATTCAGCTCCGGAGGGTTCTGAAGGAGCTTCTGCGGCGCGGCCACGTCGAAGTGTCGTTGCAGGTGGAGCGGCACACGACAGCGCAGATTCAGTTGAATACGGAGCTGCTTAACGACTACATCGAAGCATTTCGGAAGGCCGCGGAGCTGCACGGTTTGGCGAATGAGCCCGATCTGAATGCGATGCTGCGCGTTCCGGGGATGATGAGCGTGGAGAGCAGTGTGGGAGCGGAGGCGAGCTCGGATCTGGATACTGCAGTGCTGGCGCTGATTCCTGAGGTGGTGACGAAGCTGAATGAGGGTCGCGCAGCAGAGGGTGCTGCGCTGGCGGCGGAGCTGCGCGCTTCGATGGGACGGCTGGGAGCATTCGGCGAAGAGATGGTCGGACTGCGCAATGGCGTTCGCGAGGCGCAGTTCGAGCGGTTGCGGGCGCGGCTCACGGAGTTGACCGATGGCGTAGCGGTGAGCGAGGAGCGGGTGCTTTCCGAGGCCGCGGTGCTTGCGGAAAAGAGCGATATCGAAGAGGAGATCGTTCGGCTGCGGACGCATGTGGCGCGGTTTATCGCGCTGCTCGACGAGGGCGGCGAGCTTGGCAAGAGGCTGGACTTTCTGCTGCAGGAGCTGAATCGCGAGGCGAATACGATGCTCTCGAAGACGAGTGCGGCGACTGGCGAGAACAGCCTGCGCATAACGGAGTTGGGGCTGGAGATGAAGGCTGAGATCGAGAAGGCGCGGGAGCAGGTGCAGAATCTGGAGTAG
- the gmk gene encoding guanylate kinase yields the protein MAGILFIISAPSGSGKSTLVSQLRSMVEGLEFSISYTTRPSRGSEENGREYHFTSREEFERMIATGDFLEWAEVFGNYYGTALSALDHAKEAGKDLLLDIDVQGAVQVMKKLPEAVSIFILPPSPEVLEMRLRNRSAAEKMTSETVIQKRLAEARNELKQVWDYKYALVNDVLEQAVAEMRAIVLYERSAREAVETLAKSCRTDAASPKLRAVLNAFGG from the coding sequence ATGGCAGGAATACTTTTCATTATTTCGGCGCCTTCAGGTTCGGGGAAGTCGACTCTGGTGAGTCAGCTCCGGTCGATGGTGGAAGGGTTGGAGTTTTCGATCTCGTATACGACGCGCCCCTCGCGTGGTTCGGAGGAGAACGGGCGCGAGTATCACTTTACGAGTCGAGAAGAGTTTGAGCGGATGATTGCCACCGGAGACTTTCTGGAGTGGGCGGAGGTTTTCGGGAACTACTACGGCACGGCGCTCTCGGCGCTCGATCATGCGAAGGAGGCGGGGAAGGACTTGCTGCTGGATATCGATGTGCAGGGCGCGGTTCAGGTGATGAAGAAGTTGCCTGAGGCGGTGTCGATCTTCATTCTGCCGCCGAGTCCCGAGGTGCTGGAGATGCGGCTGCGGAACCGGAGCGCAGCCGAGAAGATGACCTCGGAGACTGTGATCCAGAAGCGGCTGGCTGAGGCGCGGAACGAACTGAAGCAGGTCTGGGACTACAAGTACGCGCTGGTGAACGATGTTCTGGAGCAGGCTGTGGCCGAGATGCGGGCGATTGTGTTGTATGAGCGCTCCGCGCGCGAGGCTGTGGAGACGCTTGCGAAGAGCTGCCGGACAGATGCCGCTTCGCCAAAGCTGCGAGCTGTTTTGAACGCGTTTGGCGGATAA
- the rpoN gene encoding RNA polymerase factor sigma-54, translating into MLLQPKLNLKVAQRQVLTPGLVQMVSVLALNKLELKEMINTEMVENPVLEELELSGVSLEERTGIEGDRERSAEEVAAENERVEKDPFEEIDFGSYFQEYLDPGFRVPSNFEEYDKPSFENFLSAPSTLSDHLMWQLGSLTLSPEVNLAAELVIGNLDENGYLTATDEELVESLLQLKAPPREEPIPFERGKGKGSAVWTEPQAGHEDNGAAKPGEVEIAASADEEREALMAAVAEARGVVNNLDPVGVGALDLRECLLIQINAQEAEAAIVLRRRAASSNGAGRKADRAATMDVFAIARQIVANCLSLLQKKDMRELTRNCGRSAEEVQAAVEFIRTLDPRPGQRYNQSETRLIEPDVAFVKRDDKYVVLINDEDMPTLRLNQGYRKMLEQKQTEKEVKEYVKERYKSAIQLLRNIEQRKNTIVRTCEVIVRRQTEFLENGVEALKPMMIKEVAEEIGVHPSTVSRAVANKYVHTPQGVYELRFFFSEGVNGPEGGDLPLVLLKRKVKKLIEEEDQRKPLTDDQLAAELQRQGIQVTRRTVAKYREDMQIPSTHQRRVR; encoded by the coding sequence GTGTTGTTGCAACCCAAGCTAAACCTGAAGGTCGCCCAGAGGCAGGTGCTGACACCCGGCCTGGTGCAGATGGTCAGTGTGCTTGCGCTGAACAAGCTTGAGTTGAAGGAGATGATCAACACGGAGATGGTGGAAAATCCCGTGTTGGAGGAGCTGGAGCTCTCAGGCGTATCGCTTGAGGAGAGGACGGGCATCGAAGGCGACCGCGAGCGCTCGGCCGAGGAGGTCGCAGCGGAGAACGAGAGGGTGGAGAAGGACCCGTTTGAGGAGATCGACTTCGGAAGCTACTTCCAGGAGTATCTCGATCCGGGATTCCGGGTACCGTCGAACTTTGAAGAGTACGATAAGCCCTCGTTTGAGAACTTTCTTTCGGCACCGAGCACGCTGAGCGATCACCTGATGTGGCAGCTCGGCTCACTGACGCTGTCGCCGGAGGTGAACCTTGCGGCGGAGTTGGTGATCGGGAACCTGGACGAGAACGGTTACCTGACGGCCACGGATGAGGAGCTGGTGGAGTCGTTGCTGCAGCTGAAGGCTCCTCCGCGGGAAGAGCCGATTCCCTTTGAGCGCGGCAAGGGCAAGGGAAGCGCGGTGTGGACCGAGCCGCAGGCAGGTCATGAGGACAATGGCGCAGCAAAGCCGGGCGAAGTGGAGATTGCCGCATCGGCTGATGAGGAGCGTGAGGCGCTGATGGCAGCGGTCGCTGAGGCTCGGGGCGTGGTCAATAATTTGGACCCAGTAGGTGTGGGAGCGCTGGACCTTCGCGAGTGCCTGCTGATCCAGATCAATGCGCAGGAAGCCGAGGCGGCGATCGTTCTGCGGCGCAGGGCTGCTTCGTCGAATGGAGCAGGGCGCAAGGCGGACCGCGCAGCGACGATGGATGTCTTCGCGATTGCACGGCAGATCGTGGCGAACTGCTTGTCACTGTTGCAGAAGAAAGATATGCGCGAGCTGACGCGCAACTGCGGCCGCTCGGCTGAGGAGGTGCAGGCGGCGGTGGAGTTTATCCGGACGCTGGACCCAAGACCCGGACAGCGCTACAACCAGAGCGAGACGCGGCTGATTGAGCCGGATGTGGCGTTTGTGAAACGCGACGACAAGTATGTGGTCCTGATCAACGACGAGGACATGCCCACGCTGCGGCTGAACCAGGGATACCGGAAGATGCTGGAGCAGAAGCAGACGGAGAAAGAAGTCAAAGAGTATGTGAAGGAGCGGTACAAGTCCGCGATTCAGCTGCTGCGCAATATCGAGCAGCGGAAGAATACAATTGTGCGGACTTGCGAGGTGATTGTCCGGCGGCAGACGGAGTTTCTGGAAAACGGCGTCGAGGCACTGAAGCCGATGATGATCAAAGAGGTGGCGGAGGAGATCGGCGTGCATCCTTCGACGGTTAGCCGAGCAGTCGCCAATAAGTATGTGCACACGCCGCAGGGGGTTTACGAGCTTCGCTTCTTCTTCTCTGAGGGAGTGAATGGGCCCGAAGGCGGCGATCTGCCGCTGGTGCTGTTGAAACGCAAGGTGAAGAAGCTGATAGAGGAAGAGGATCAGCGCAAGCCGCTGACGGATGACCAGCTCGCAGCAGAGCTCCAGCGACAGGGAATCCAGGTGACTCGCCGGACGGTGGCGAAGTACCGCGAAGATATGCAGATTCCAAGTACCCACCAACGTCGTGTACGCTGA
- the lptB gene encoding LPS export ABC transporter ATP-binding protein, translated as MKTLSTEELGKSYGGRQVVRGVSLKIEQGEVVGLLGPNGAGKTTSFYMIVGLVRPESGRVMADGHDITRLPMYLRARNYGISYLPQEPSVFRKLTVEDNILAVLESQQLSWESRRTKTERLIEQLNLGHVRKTRGYALSGGERRRVEIARCLAIEPAFILLDEPFSGIDPIAVLDLQEIIFGLKKSGIGVLITDHNVRETLSVTDRAYIINEGKIFRTGTPGDLGRDGEVRRIYLGNKFSMD; from the coding sequence ATGAAGACGCTATCGACCGAAGAGTTAGGTAAGTCGTACGGCGGGCGCCAGGTGGTTCGCGGCGTCAGCCTGAAGATTGAGCAGGGTGAAGTGGTGGGACTGCTGGGCCCGAACGGAGCTGGGAAGACGACGAGCTTCTACATGATTGTGGGCCTGGTGCGGCCGGAAAGCGGGCGGGTGATGGCGGATGGGCACGACATCACGCGGCTGCCGATGTATCTGCGAGCGAGGAACTACGGGATCAGCTATCTGCCGCAGGAGCCTTCGGTGTTTCGTAAGCTCACGGTTGAGGACAATATTCTGGCGGTGCTCGAGTCGCAGCAGTTGAGCTGGGAGAGTCGAAGGACGAAGACGGAGCGGCTGATCGAGCAGTTGAACCTGGGGCATGTTCGCAAGACGCGAGGCTATGCGTTGAGCGGCGGCGAACGCAGGAGGGTGGAGATTGCCAGATGTCTGGCGATCGAGCCAGCGTTTATCTTGTTGGATGAGCCGTTCTCGGGGATCGATCCGATCGCGGTGCTGGACCTTCAGGAGATTATCTTTGGTTTGAAGAAGAGTGGAATCGGAGTGTTGATTACGGATCACAACGTGCGTGAGACGCTTTCGGTGACGGACCGCGCGTACATCATCAACGAAGGAAAAATATTTCGAACGGGAACTCCAGGTGACCTTGGGCGCGATGGCGAGGTGAGGAGGATCTACCTGGGTAACAAGTTCTCGATGGACTAA
- the rapZ gene encoding RNase adapter RapZ — protein sequence MSRKQGKKAAGTRASRKNKGELVILTGLSGSGKLSALKAFEDLGYYSVDNLPLELVPRFADLVRQSGEIERAALVVDVREGMRLERFPEILKRVKRTLPTKVVFLEASEEALIRRFSETRRPHPVSRTETVLKSIRTERKRLEPIRNVADIILDTTKFNVHDLRAHINAQFEREESVRNLTISSNSFGFKNGVPSEADLVFDVRFLPNPHFVPEFRKLTGRHPKVAKYVRDFPQTAEFLDKTTDMLEFLLPHYIKEGKSYLTVAFGCTGGQHRSVFIAEEMKKRLMAAGYRVKTAHRDMPR from the coding sequence ATGTCACGTAAGCAGGGGAAGAAGGCGGCGGGAACAAGGGCGAGTAGGAAGAACAAGGGCGAATTGGTGATCTTGACGGGGCTGTCGGGATCCGGCAAGCTCTCTGCGCTGAAGGCGTTTGAGGACCTGGGCTATTACTCAGTGGACAACCTGCCGCTGGAGCTGGTTCCGCGCTTCGCGGACCTGGTTCGGCAGTCGGGGGAGATCGAGCGGGCGGCGCTGGTGGTCGATGTGCGCGAAGGGATGCGGCTGGAGCGCTTTCCGGAGATTCTCAAACGAGTCAAACGGACTCTGCCGACGAAGGTGGTGTTCCTGGAGGCGAGCGAGGAGGCGCTGATCCGGCGCTTCTCCGAGACGCGGCGGCCCCATCCGGTGAGCCGGACCGAGACAGTATTGAAGTCGATCCGTACCGAGCGCAAGCGGCTGGAGCCTATCCGCAACGTGGCGGACATCATCCTCGATACGACGAAGTTCAATGTGCATGATCTGCGGGCGCACATCAATGCCCAGTTTGAGCGCGAGGAGAGCGTTAGAAACCTTACGATCTCGTCGAACAGCTTTGGGTTCAAGAACGGCGTGCCTTCTGAGGCGGACCTGGTCTTCGACGTGCGCTTTCTGCCGAATCCGCACTTCGTGCCGGAGTTTCGCAAGCTGACGGGACGGCACCCGAAGGTGGCGAAGTATGTGCGCGATTTTCCGCAGACGGCGGAGTTTCTAGACAAGACGACGGACATGCTGGAGTTCCTGTTGCCCCACTACATCAAGGAAGGCAAAAGCTATCTAACGGTGGCGTTTGGATGCACGGGCGGGCAGCACCGGTCGGTGTTTATTGCCGAAGAGATGAAGAAGCGGCTGATGGCGGCGGGCTATCGCGTGAAGACGGCGCATCGCGATATGCCGCGATAA